From the genome of Dermacentor andersoni chromosome 3, qqDerAnde1_hic_scaffold, whole genome shotgun sequence:
CTCGCAGGACTGAAAGCACTCAGAAGCAGCAACAATAGCTCAGTCTCAACTGTCGCAGAAAGCAAGCATGCATTGGGAACATAAACTGGCACACATGGCAGTGCTTGCTTCCGTTCATTTTCAACTGTACAGCTTGAAGGAAGGTACACAAATAATGCTTTTGTCTTACTGCATTTGATGGTTTCCTAAAAGATACGTGTAGAGCGTAATTTTTCTGCCGTGACACTGGAGAATTATGCGACAGCAGCGCTAGGGGATAAGTCACGAGACGACGCTGACGCAACAAGCTTCATCCTATATTTGTTATAGGCATAAATTTGTTGCATGCTAATATCAGCTAGAAATATTTtagatttgctttgttatattccTGTTTCTTATAATGAGGTTGAGTTATGCAAAATGCAAACTTGACTGCACAAAATCTGAAATGAAGGGTATTGTAGGCATCCTTCATTAACTTTCAGATTAACGCCACTCAAGCTTCCTTCTGGTTTCAGGATATGTGTGCCGGGTGTAATGTGTGTGCATTCTGTTGCTGCAGAGCCAGGTGCAGCGCCTGAAGGAACAATGCAGCCGGCTGCAGGAAGAGTCCGAGCAGGCGACACACAAGGAGCAGCAAAGCCTGGAGAGCTGCCGCAAGCTGCAGCGACAAATGCGCGAGCTGCGCGAGGACTGCACCGCGCTGCAGCACCGTGAGGCTGAGGCCCAGCAACGCTGCCACGAGCTCGAGATGTCGCTTGAGAACGCAGAGATGGACCTGCAGGGCACCAAGCAGGACCTCAAGCTGGCTTGCCAGCGCATCCAGGACCTGCAGGCAGCGCTCGAGGAAGACCTGGACTCTGGCACTGACGTGGCCGAAGACAGGTAGGCTGGGGTTCAAACCTAGTTTATAACGGAACGGGTTGTGACAAACAAATGGATAATATGACGTAGTCGTAATTCACCTTACTCGCCGCATAGCTCGATGCcatggatttgatcccgaccgcagcagccacattttcagtggcggcgaaatgcaaaaacgcttgtgtgcttAAATTTACGTGCACGTGAAAGAAGCCTAGGTGCTCAAAACTAATCCGTATTCCTCACTATGGCATGTTCATGATGAGATTTGGCCCGTAAGACCCCGGAATTATTTTTAATTCACCTTCAAGTATTTATAAAAACTTGTGCTTTTAGATCTCACTTCAACGCAGCAAAAATGTTTCTGTAACCGGATGTAACAAACTTTTTTTCAGTTAAGGTAGAGGATTTACTGATCATTTAGCACCACTGAGACAATAATCTGGCAATGCACAACAATGTTGGCAATGACTCCGTGCTTGCTCGCGACCAGACTGTGCCAGCACACTGACTCCTGCACACAGCTGCGCTCCGTGCATTAACGGGCACAGTAGAGGGGGTCATCTCACTGAGTAGAAGACGAGGCACAATACATTAACAAAACAATTTTTCTCATCAACTTCAACTTTGCAACAACTCATTGCAACAACCTCCTGCAGGCAATGGTGGCTTTGAAGGTGGCCGACGGTTTAATGAAGTAATGGATTAATTAGCTTCTACCTCGCCTACAGCTTCATTACAGCGGGGTTTTACTTTATTattacaagttgacaaagcacactGTTGACACTTTGACACCAAAATCATGCAAACTGAGGCAGCACGAGAGCATACcctatttactcgaatctaggccagcCCCGATTCTAAACCGACCcccgaatgtccgaagccagaaaaaataaaaagacttACCTCGAACGTAAGTCAAACAATAAATTGATGAAAGCGttcacaaaaatgaaaagaacatttatttaatatgaatacGTCGAGCTCATTCCTCGTCATCATCGCTACTAGCCTCATACGCTTGCGGACGCACAAAAGCTTGCGTCCACGCACCCACGCATGCACAGATAGTGGGGCACGGCTTGTACACGTCGAAACGAGGCGCTGTCTCGGTggacagctcctctctgttatcgcaacacttatcttccttatcgctatcatctcctcgttgcggcacacGCAAAAGGTGTCTCCCGTTGCCCCCTCCAACGTCAAACATTTTTCTCATCGATACTTAGATCCCGCCCGGCTTGAATGTTTGACAGTGCCTCCACGGCTAGCACAACTTTCCGTttgtggcatcgcctgtttggtggcATTACGACAAGGCCATGCCGCACGCCGATACTTGGCCACCTTACTGAtacaacacaggtcaaaatggcgacgtcACTAATGTACATCGGTTGGCTACTGCCATGGCTAGCAGtggctgcaatactgacttttctagatggcagtagccatgcaccatatttatcattttcaattacaaactggcgtgttatttaaaatcctcgaatctaagtcAACCCTAGAGTTTGATATAtgattacctgaaaaaaaaaagaactgttggcctagattcgaataaataccgTATAAGACAGGACAAGCACGAACTTGCAACCTTGTTCATGGGCTTATCAAATAAGGTTAGTTGAGTTCACGCTTGTCCTGTACTTTTCGCTCACATAGGTGTAACAAGAAAGGGAaagattgtcatccacctgaatgtagcacaagctacaaaggaaacacatatgGGTTTCATAGAAGGAGCGCCTCGCAgctgaggaaaaattcgtccaggTCTGGGATTAGAACCCGGCACCAACGCCTTTTTGGGGTGGTCGCTCTGCCATGAGCTAATCAGGAGACTAGCAGATCACAGCATGAGGCTGAATCAATCGACAACTCGAAGGACAGGGACgcagaatatggcaaatcagttgcgctttgtagcttcatgccacatttgtgtagcacgaagctacaaagcacAGGATCATAATCTTTCCCTTTCATGATACTTCCTCCACCTTACGCGATTCCGCACAACTGATTTAACATAGGTGTAGCATGTTGGGCCCATTTGGTACCGCATGATTAGGTGTAGGTAGCACACTAAACTGGGACAAAAGGAGAGGCAGGGTTACACATCCGTTGTGCTCTTAGAGAAAGAAGTAGATTTTCTGAGACCGTGAACTACTGTTGCGTTTTATAAGGCACTGGTCACCTCAATATGCATCAGTTGAAAGTTAGCAACTTAGACATATGTCTTTGTCTCTCTTCTTTTACCTAGTTTATCTTATGCGACCTAGACCAGATTGACTGTCACGTCTCAGTTTGCACAATTTAATTTCCAACTCTATACAGCAATGAGTACTGTGGAAAGACAGAAAAAATGCATCCAGTACTAAAATACCTTACTTGTATCCTACAGTCATCATCCAGTTTTCTGGTCTCCCTAGGTACCACAGTAACGtctgaaaaatcaggcagtccgaagAAACGAGTTGCATCCAGAAAACACACCATAATATAAATATTTCTCACGTGGAGAGGGTCAAAGACAGAGTATCAGAGAAACCCGGCTTTGTCAATGCACCGTTGAAGTAGATCTGAAAAAAGCTATTAATTGAGAAAGTTGGAATTTtgcccgaaacgcgaagcattgatagcaacAGCAAAATCTGTTAGACACCTACACAAAGTAAGGGTGATGGTTTTTTCGGCCATATAAGTTGCATTAACATTCACTTATTAAATAAATTACGTAACAAGCAAACTTGAACAGATGTCACTCGATGACCAtggacacttgctgtcacaatGCTGGCATGATCAAGAGCAGCACCAGCTGCGAGCAAACGCTTCGAGCTTCCTCGTGCTTCGGTGCGTCTAAGAAACATGATTATGCCACCTCCAAACAAGCATGCAAGAACATAGTGCACATGAAGCCACCAGCCCAATCTTTCCAcccaccgcagattacctccaagacaaGGCGCAGGGCAGGCTGAAACTATTTAGCTTGCCAACAACTAAGTGTGAGCAGGAGAGCTATGAAAGTTCTCTTGAGAGAATATGATGTGCCGCACTGTATGCCAGTGCTACACCATGCTGCAAATGCGTtgtgcaacaccatagctgccTTCGCATAAACACACAAAGGCAAACAGCACGGGAACTTTAGGATTATGCCATGTGATTAAAGAAGCATGCATACGGCAATCCCATTAGGTAATTTTTGACAAAGTGTGCAGCCATTCAGAGCACAACATTTTGCCAAGTTGTTGTGAAGTTGTGCTACCGTCTTTCCTACAAAATAATGTCCCAGAGAAGCCTGCTTGCTATTGTGCCAAAATATCTCTTGTTCCCCTTCTGTCAACAAGCCTGCAAGTTCCTTCCTAGTAAAACACAATGATGTATcagaggtttatttatttattccataaaTTTTCGAAAGCATTTGAATATTGCAATGAACATCACAATAATTTTCACACGACTGAGTGTAGAAAGAAAGTTTATCGTTTACTCTACTGTTCTAAGATCACTTGATAGTCCTTCACAGAGGCTTCAAAACTATTTTCGCTTTGGTTTATGGTTTGTGGTTTGTTCCtaatgagtatttaagtgcctgaCACAGTGGTTTTTTGATTGTCAGGAGTTCCTCATTTGCGCAAGCTTTGGCTTTGGGACTCAAATTGAATTCTTGGTGGCATTGTGCGACACAAATGTAGTTCCTCTGAACATCACTTTAGATTGACTGTTAGTACGACTTTTTATTTTTGGACTGAGCCAAGTAATATTTGCTGTTTGAAAGTGTAAAATGCATGCCAGGAATCTTGTGTTGCCcaagcccattttttttttctcctcgcagTGATTCGGACAGTGACAACGATGTGGACATTGACACGCTCCTCCGGAGGCACGGCCTGGGTAGCCAGTCGCGCATGTCCTCGGTAGGGGACATGTCTCCGCTGCCGGTGACCGGCGGAAGCAGCCGCCGCAGTTCGGCTGCCGTGTCACTCAGTAGGTACGCTTGCTCTAGGCATGCCGGAGCTGCTGAACCCTAACAGCACGGCACGCCTTCCCCCATTGCCTCGTTTGCTTGCCTTGAATGGGCTGGGGAGTGCCAGCCATGGCCTTGTGTTGGCAGTGGATGCCTGCAACCGCCTGCCTGTCCTCCACGTCCCGGTATGGCTTCGTTGTAATGTGAACACTGCTTCCACAGGCAGTATCTTACGCATATTGTGCTGCATTTATATTATGCAGAGAAAACGTCCCAATTCATACCACACGAGGTCAACAAAGATAGCGCTATTTTCCGGTTGTCAAGTTTAAATTGCTGAATAGCCAAGGAGAACCTCCAGAAAAGATGGTTTGGTATATGTGCCAAAtatatttggtaagatgtggatGACACTCCTCCTTTGCGCAACAGAATTTTtgtactacagtcgaacctcgatataatgaagtccaATTTGCAGCCGAAAGTCGAGGTTCGCATGTTTCAGCAGTCCAAATAAAGATGCAGGTTCTTGGAACACTCCTGGCGTATGGCACCTTGTAGATAGCAAAATTACAAAGATAACCAATAAACCCCGGAACTAATAACACAACCAAGAGCGTGATGCCCGATAGCCAGCGGGTACGAACGCATTTTTCTCCATTACGCATACGGTGAAGAGCAGGTCTGCAGCAAGCGCCGCGCCTAGTGCTCATAGCTGCCACTAGATGTGGCCAtcagtgccatcatcatcatgatttgtcatcactaaatataaataaaattttctttcacGAAGACATGGCAACCCATGgcgtaaagaaaataaaaattatgcacataCCAGAGCTATGAACTTGAATATTCTTTCGAAGAAAATTGGAAGTAGTATTAACTTGGTGGATCCATGAGGCCACCACTTACCATTAGAGCGCTTAACGCTCGCAGCCATCGGATGATACCGCGCTCAGTAAAGCAATGACGACGTTGATTAATGAACGctggaatattttatttaactACCCACAGAGCAATTCTATGCAACTCAGGTGGAAGCGAAGAACTCCGTCAGCTTCATCTGCCGCTTTTCAATATCGCAGAGCAGCTGCCACGAGTCAACGACATCTGTTGTGTACGCCATACTTTCGTCACCGTCATTGTACTCACGGTGGAGCAgggccttaaaattaaggcgaaggtccgggcttgtttcatgaccatgccgcacttcactggcagggactgaTCGCGCATTTCAGTGacatacgccgcaagcttagcctacagctccggaaagcgtccactTCGGCAcgcgtcacaggtgaaaatttcgcttcgctgcagtcgccacactcgca
Proteins encoded in this window:
- the LOC140216825 gene encoding uncharacterized protein isoform X1, with translation MCLVWFQVQDLSSKMDHLASQAEDSHAVRRLEAKVRELESRLELEQTAKSRLESQVQRLKEQCSRLQEESEQATHKEQQSLESCRKLQRQMRELREDCTALQHREAEAQQRCHELEMSLENAEMDLQGTKQDLKLACQRIQDLQAALEEDLDSGTDVAEDSDSDSDNDVDIDTLLRRHGLGSQSRMSSVGDMSPLPVTGGSSRRSSAAVSLSRSNESPISGLSSVSPELELADSGSGRTTSYKDDQLVDV
- the LOC140216825 gene encoding uncharacterized protein isoform X2, with the protein product MCLVWFQVQDLSSKMDHLASQAEDSHAVRRLEAKVRELESRLELEQTAKSRLESQVQRLKEQCSRLQEESEQATHKEQQSLESCRKLQRQMRELREDCTALQHREAEAQQRCHELEMSLENAEMDLQGTKQDLKLACQRIQDLQAALEEDLDSGTDVAEDSDSDSDNDVDIDTLLRRHGLGSQSRMSSVGDMSPLPVTGGSSRRSSAAVSLNRMRVPSLDCHL